In Pseudoalteromonas xiamenensis, the following are encoded in one genomic region:
- a CDS encoding Dps family protein — MTNTNSIGLDAQKSAQLVASLNKLLSCYQIQYMNARGFHWNIKGRNFFELHVKFEEIYNLLLLKVDEIAERILTIEGHPLHAFSDYLENSTIAEAKNISDGQAAVENLLAGYSTLLTMQREILDQAGEAGDEGTASLMSDYIKEQEKLVWMLRAYLN, encoded by the coding sequence ATGACAAACACGAATTCTATTGGCTTGGATGCACAAAAAAGCGCACAGTTGGTTGCATCATTAAACAAACTACTTAGCTGCTATCAAATTCAGTATATGAATGCCCGTGGTTTTCATTGGAACATTAAGGGCCGTAATTTCTTTGAACTGCACGTTAAATTTGAAGAGATCTACAATCTACTGCTGCTTAAAGTCGATGAAATAGCTGAACGCATTTTGACGATTGAAGGTCATCCGTTACACGCTTTTTCTGATTATTTGGAAAACAGCACCATCGCCGAAGCGAAAAACATTAGTGATGGGCAAGCCGCCGTTGAGAATTTGCTGGCTGGCTATTCAACATTGCTTACCATGCAAAGAGAGATTTTGGATCAAGCCGGAGAAGCCGGAGACGAAGGCACAGCCTCGTTAATGAGTGATTACATCAAAGAACAAGAAAAACTTGTTTGGATGTTACGTGCTTATCTCAACTAG
- a CDS encoding efflux RND transporter permease subunit: MSEQQHTVTPDAERGIIAYFANNTVAANLLMFFIIIMGLVSYFTIQRQMFPNVEINYVTVQANYPGASPQEIEESIIIKLEEALKDVTEIKRGVYRSFRGGGAAQLEIHKDEDLTEVTDKIRAKVNSIATFPAAMEPLRVQQVEFKQDVIQMALTAALPIQELKPLAKQIEDELLQRGNISIVERFTPSYEIGIEIEPDMLRRYNLTIAQVASAIRGYSANFSAGQIRSEGGIIAVRVENQYYHGEEFRHIPVKVGSNGAKVLLQDVATIKDGFVEGEYYNKLNGTNAVYIAVKATKDQNMMPVAASVHKYIEEKNASLPPGIHIEPIVDMTYYLDARLEMMKSNMIAGAILVAIMLTIFLRFKLAFWVMVGLPVCFLGAIMMMPIFGVTINITSLFGFIMVLGIVVDDAIVIGESAYTEIERKGANVKNVIIGAKRVATPATFGVLTTIAVFAPMVMSSGPESAIFKSISIVVILCLVFSLIESKWILPAHIAHTTFKPMREGSWRVRFNKRFFGFVNGPYKRFIERCVEWRWSVLAGFVAMMIVSVSLITANLVRVVPMPKVPHDFPLISITMNDNVSDEQTISAMTQIEDMMKQVDADIEAEFGQKMVKNYFVFNESRTEGQVLTALVEEELRPFDAFELTRRWREHMPTIAGVKSLLIIDDVGSGGNRDGEFGYRLYGSDLPTLNAAGRRLIAMLQQEKGLFDISSSIDPESKEIQFVLKPVAYDLGLDLASVANQVGMSFYGGEAQRVLRDGEELKVMVRYPELEREALASLKYSVITTPTGREVMLGDVVDFIEKPGISYIRRDNGYRTVYVYGNIDEQQVEPSAVVKNIKDNVLPKLLEEFPTIKTELGGSIEEQQAQTDEQILFFIAGMLIVYMLLAVPLKSYSQPLIVMSVIPFGLVGAIWGHLWIGLDLSMMSFFGLIAAAGVVINDSLVMTDYVNQVRREGVKLKDAVVEAGCARFRAITLTSITTFAGVIPIIFETSLQAKFVIPMAVSLGFAVMFATVITLVLVPCLYIILTDLGALSSGAKVKISALVTKIRGAKADKAGV; encoded by the coding sequence ATGAGTGAACAACAGCACACTGTAACACCTGACGCTGAACGCGGTATTATCGCCTATTTTGCGAATAATACGGTGGCCGCCAACCTATTGATGTTCTTTATCATCATCATGGGTTTAGTGAGCTACTTTACGATTCAACGCCAGATGTTTCCAAACGTAGAAATTAACTACGTTACCGTGCAAGCAAACTACCCGGGCGCGTCACCACAAGAAATCGAAGAAAGCATCATTATCAAGCTAGAAGAAGCTTTGAAAGATGTTACGGAGATTAAGCGTGGCGTATATCGCTCGTTTCGTGGTGGTGGTGCTGCGCAACTTGAAATCCACAAAGACGAAGATTTAACGGAAGTAACCGATAAAATTCGTGCAAAAGTGAATAGTATCGCCACGTTCCCAGCAGCGATGGAGCCGTTACGCGTTCAACAGGTGGAATTCAAGCAGGACGTCATTCAAATGGCGTTAACAGCCGCTTTGCCGATTCAAGAATTGAAACCGCTGGCGAAACAAATTGAAGATGAACTGCTACAGCGCGGTAATATCTCCATTGTTGAACGCTTTACACCAAGTTATGAGATTGGGATCGAAATCGAACCCGATATGCTGCGCCGTTACAATTTAACGATTGCACAGGTTGCATCAGCTATTCGTGGTTATTCAGCAAACTTTTCCGCCGGCCAAATTCGCAGTGAAGGTGGCATTATCGCGGTTCGTGTTGAAAACCAATATTACCATGGTGAAGAGTTCCGCCACATTCCCGTTAAAGTCGGCAGTAACGGTGCGAAAGTCTTACTTCAGGACGTCGCCACTATCAAAGATGGGTTTGTAGAAGGTGAATACTACAACAAATTGAATGGCACTAACGCCGTTTACATTGCCGTCAAAGCGACAAAAGACCAAAACATGATGCCGGTAGCGGCGTCGGTTCACAAATACATTGAAGAGAAAAACGCAAGTTTACCTCCTGGTATTCACATCGAACCGATTGTGGACATGACGTACTACCTTGATGCACGTTTAGAAATGATGAAAAGCAACATGATTGCGGGTGCTATTCTCGTCGCTATCATGCTGACGATTTTCTTACGTTTTAAATTGGCTTTCTGGGTTATGGTTGGTTTACCGGTGTGTTTCCTCGGAGCCATCATGATGATGCCGATTTTCGGTGTCACAATTAACATTACGTCTTTGTTTGGTTTCATTATGGTACTGGGGATTGTCGTCGATGACGCCATTGTCATCGGGGAAAGTGCCTACACCGAAATTGAACGAAAAGGGGCAAACGTTAAGAACGTTATTATTGGTGCGAAACGTGTGGCGACGCCTGCGACGTTTGGGGTGCTAACAACTATCGCCGTATTTGCGCCAATGGTCATGTCAAGTGGGCCAGAAAGCGCGATTTTTAAGTCGATTTCTATCGTGGTTATTTTGTGTTTGGTGTTTAGCTTGATTGAATCGAAATGGATATTACCTGCACACATCGCACACACCACGTTTAAACCAATGCGAGAAGGAAGCTGGCGTGTCCGCTTTAACAAGCGCTTCTTTGGCTTTGTTAATGGTCCATATAAGCGCTTTATCGAGCGCTGTGTGGAATGGCGCTGGTCAGTGCTTGCGGGCTTCGTGGCGATGATGATTGTTAGTGTTAGCCTTATTACGGCAAATCTTGTGCGTGTTGTTCCAATGCCAAAAGTGCCACATGATTTTCCGTTGATAAGCATTACCATGAATGACAACGTTTCAGACGAGCAAACGATTTCGGCGATGACGCAAATCGAAGACATGATGAAGCAAGTGGATGCGGATATCGAAGCAGAGTTTGGTCAAAAGATGGTTAAAAACTACTTTGTCTTCAATGAATCAAGAACAGAAGGTCAAGTACTGACTGCTCTTGTTGAAGAAGAGTTGCGCCCATTTGATGCATTTGAACTGACGCGTCGTTGGCGCGAGCATATGCCTACAATTGCGGGTGTGAAATCATTGCTTATCATCGATGACGTGGGCAGTGGTGGTAACCGTGATGGTGAATTCGGGTATCGCTTGTATGGTTCTGACTTGCCAACATTGAATGCCGCGGGTCGTCGATTGATTGCAATGTTACAACAGGAAAAAGGCTTGTTTGACATCAGCTCATCAATTGACCCTGAAAGCAAAGAGATCCAATTTGTTTTAAAACCGGTCGCGTACGATTTAGGTCTTGATCTCGCGTCGGTCGCAAACCAAGTGGGAATGAGTTTCTACGGTGGCGAAGCACAACGTGTACTACGTGACGGTGAAGAATTGAAAGTCATGGTGCGTTACCCTGAACTTGAACGTGAAGCCTTGGCATCGTTGAAGTATTCGGTGATCACCACGCCTACAGGCCGTGAAGTGATGTTGGGTGATGTGGTCGATTTCATCGAAAAACCAGGGATCAGCTACATCCGTCGTGACAACGGCTATCGTACTGTGTACGTGTATGGCAACATCGATGAGCAACAGGTTGAACCAAGTGCGGTGGTCAAAAACATTAAAGACAATGTATTACCTAAGTTACTTGAAGAGTTCCCAACGATTAAAACGGAACTTGGTGGCTCAATTGAAGAACAGCAGGCACAAACCGATGAACAAATCCTATTCTTTATCGCGGGTATGTTGATTGTGTATATGCTTCTGGCTGTTCCTTTGAAGAGCTATTCTCAGCCGTTAATTGTTATGTCGGTTATTCCATTTGGCTTGGTTGGTGCAATTTGGGGTCACTTATGGATTGGCTTAGATTTAAGCATGATGTCGTTCTTTGGCTTGATTGCGGCGGCTGGTGTTGTGATCAATGACTCACTGGTCATGACTGATTACGTTAACCAAGTGCGTCGTGAAGGCGTTAAGCTAAAAGACGCTGTGGTTGAAGCGGGTTGTGCGCGCTTCCGTGCAATTACACTGACTTCAATTACGACATTTGCTGGTGTAATTCCAATTATCTTTGAAACCAGCTTACAGGCTAAATTTGTTATTCCAATGGCGGTATCTCTGGGCTTTGCAGTGATGTTTGCCACGGTGATCACATTGGTGTTGGTGCCTTGCTTGTACATTATTTTGACGGATCTTGGTGCATTGTCATCAGGCGCGAAAGTCAAAATATCTGCATTGGTCACGAAAATACGTGGTGCAAAAGCAGATAAAGCAGGTGTATAA
- a CDS encoding efflux RND transporter periplasmic adaptor subunit: MKKSVMRWTLPFALIVVGAAASMGVAAVAKKDEEQKQVDTRPVVQVETMEPSDYQVVIQSYGELKPLERTSLAAQVSGKVTYWHENFVAGGLVAKGDVLMQIEKDNYEAAVLQAEAELARAEAALIEERAKAEVAKDEARRFPDKKHTDLFLRKPQVMSAEAAVKSAKAGLQRARRDLANCDITAPFDAIVVKREVGLGQFVTPGNPLAVLNNIETGEIEIPVAGFDSVFLPNRIEGLPAEVSNKGINGFTREAKIARDLGVVDTATRMSHLVVRVDDPYGFKTNQPAMKFGSFVNVAFKGATLKQIFKLPQDLVNNQTVWVMNDEGKLEPRKVRVIREEGGYFLVGEGLESSDKIVMTLPEYPTKGLAVRVAGSKDESNNATPAEKL, from the coding sequence ATGAAAAAGAGCGTGATGAGATGGACACTGCCATTTGCCCTCATTGTTGTCGGAGCTGCAGCATCGATGGGTGTGGCGGCCGTTGCGAAGAAAGACGAAGAGCAGAAGCAAGTTGATACGCGACCTGTCGTACAAGTTGAAACGATGGAGCCAAGCGACTATCAAGTCGTTATCCAAAGCTATGGTGAACTTAAACCGTTAGAACGAACAAGTTTGGCGGCTCAAGTATCAGGCAAAGTGACGTACTGGCACGAAAATTTTGTTGCTGGTGGCTTGGTGGCCAAAGGTGATGTCTTGATGCAAATCGAGAAAGACAACTACGAAGCCGCAGTGTTGCAAGCGGAAGCTGAATTGGCGCGTGCAGAAGCCGCGTTAATTGAAGAACGTGCGAAAGCAGAAGTGGCAAAGGATGAAGCGCGTCGTTTCCCAGACAAAAAGCACACGGATTTATTTTTGCGCAAGCCTCAGGTGATGAGTGCGGAAGCCGCAGTTAAGTCTGCGAAAGCTGGTTTGCAGCGCGCACGTCGTGATCTTGCAAATTGTGACATTACAGCACCATTTGATGCGATTGTCGTAAAAAGAGAAGTTGGTTTAGGTCAATTTGTTACGCCGGGCAACCCACTTGCCGTGCTGAACAATATTGAGACAGGCGAAATTGAAATTCCAGTTGCCGGTTTTGATAGTGTCTTTTTACCAAATCGTATCGAAGGATTGCCTGCGGAAGTGTCAAACAAAGGCATCAACGGTTTTACTCGCGAAGCGAAAATTGCGCGCGACTTAGGCGTGGTAGATACCGCAACACGTATGAGTCACCTCGTTGTCCGAGTGGACGATCCGTACGGGTTTAAAACGAACCAACCAGCAATGAAATTTGGTTCATTTGTTAACGTGGCATTCAAAGGCGCGACCCTGAAACAAATTTTCAAGCTCCCTCAAGATTTGGTTAACAACCAAACCGTCTGGGTCATGAATGACGAAGGTAAATTAGAGCCACGTAAAGTTCGAGTTATTCGTGAGGAAGGTGGTTATTTCCTAGTCGGTGAAGGGTTAGAAAGCAGCGATAAAATCGTCATGACATTGCCGGAGTACCCGACGAAAGGGTTGGCAGTGCGAGTTGCGGGTTCAAAAGATGAATCGAACAACGCGACGCCTGCGGAAAAGCTGTAA
- a CDS encoding lipase family alpha/beta hydrolase gives MPIKRVVVLHGLYMSGFVMKPLCLKLNKAGYDILNLSYNTLHPDREKIFARIDDYIGDMSTALVCHSMGGLVARAYLQNGSYASSHVKKVITLGTPHKGSAIAKHMHDKGLDMLLKNSLEFLLSENHDWPFNAKLYSIAGDIPFGLMPLLQRGSRSDGTVLVDETKLVGMAEHKVFHLSHTSLIYSRQVMNYVQQILESDDQKGSERRV, from the coding sequence ATGCCAATCAAGCGTGTTGTCGTGCTCCATGGCCTCTATATGTCTGGTTTTGTCATGAAACCACTGTGCTTGAAACTAAATAAAGCAGGCTATGACATTCTCAACCTGAGTTACAACACGTTACATCCTGACCGCGAAAAGATATTTGCGCGTATTGATGATTACATTGGCGACATGTCTACCGCGTTGGTGTGTCATTCCATGGGAGGACTCGTTGCGCGTGCGTACTTGCAGAACGGCTCTTACGCCTCATCCCATGTAAAAAAAGTCATTACCCTTGGCACGCCCCATAAAGGCAGTGCTATTGCCAAGCATATGCATGACAAAGGGCTGGATATGCTCCTGAAAAATAGCCTTGAGTTTTTACTTAGTGAAAACCACGATTGGCCATTCAACGCCAAACTTTACAGTATTGCAGGCGACATTCCCTTTGGGCTGATGCCATTATTGCAGCGTGGAAGTCGTTCCGATGGTACTGTACTGGTCGATGAAACCAAGCTGGTCGGTATGGCAGAGCACAAGGTATTTCACTTGAGCCACACGAGTCTCATTTATTCAAGGCAGGTGATGAACTACGTCCAACAGATCCTCGAAAGCGATGACCAAAAAGGAAGTGAAAGGCGCGTGTGA
- a CDS encoding tetratricopeptide repeat protein — MKMVWKILGLCGLLLVAGCTTTSKHSRSLETNSPTPLNIAEKINHALFNKVAIPSGSELFSLPDEERTKFIAFQARARRLGVREDKIIFNYLEAKLDEFTYDGQTLTAQESLQENHGNCISLAILTESYAQLANVQTSFTEVSSIPIYQVQNGTVLVANHFKTKLLAPEETPKEKGWISFSKAGTVVDYFPEFDSVFIGNATRTDLITKFYANRSVDALLGEEYDLSYSYLLEALALSPNDAELLNLSALLHKRRGDLVTANTLFEFGFEQNVKSYNLLSNYITLLDPFEDAARIALVESEFEQASTTPIDWLLLAQDYVRKDQLNAAERLLSKVIDAVPYLPEPYIEQAKIHYLRGNLTRARELLATASKKTSQKHKLAIIQAKQTALLRLNVKE, encoded by the coding sequence ATGAAAATGGTCTGGAAAATTTTAGGGTTGTGCGGTTTACTTTTAGTGGCGGGTTGCACAACAACGTCCAAGCACAGCCGTTCACTTGAAACAAATTCTCCAACACCATTGAATATTGCAGAAAAGATCAATCATGCTTTGTTTAATAAAGTTGCAATCCCTTCAGGATCTGAACTCTTTTCCTTACCAGACGAAGAACGCACAAAGTTTATTGCTTTTCAAGCGCGCGCCCGACGACTTGGGGTGCGAGAAGACAAGATTATTTTTAATTATTTAGAAGCCAAACTAGACGAGTTTACCTACGATGGACAAACTCTAACGGCCCAAGAAAGTTTGCAAGAAAACCATGGTAACTGCATTTCGCTTGCCATTCTCACTGAGTCTTATGCACAGCTCGCAAATGTCCAAACTAGCTTTACTGAAGTCTCTAGTATTCCGATTTACCAAGTACAAAATGGCACAGTTTTAGTCGCGAACCACTTTAAAACAAAATTACTTGCTCCCGAGGAAACGCCTAAAGAAAAAGGATGGATTTCTTTTTCCAAAGCGGGCACCGTTGTCGACTATTTTCCTGAATTCGATTCCGTATTTATTGGTAATGCCACACGCACTGATTTAATCACGAAGTTTTACGCCAACCGCAGCGTTGATGCGCTGCTTGGCGAAGAATACGATCTCAGTTATTCCTATTTATTAGAAGCGCTGGCGCTTTCACCAAATGATGCTGAACTGCTAAACCTTTCCGCACTACTCCACAAAAGAAGAGGCGATTTAGTTACTGCCAATACGCTATTTGAATTCGGCTTTGAACAAAATGTTAAGAGCTACAACCTACTCAGCAACTACATCACACTACTTGATCCTTTCGAGGATGCAGCACGAATTGCCTTAGTGGAATCAGAATTTGAACAAGCCAGTACGACACCTATCGACTGGCTATTATTGGCGCAAGATTATGTGAGAAAAGATCAACTTAACGCGGCTGAACGGCTACTTTCAAAAGTCATTGACGCCGTGCCTTATTTACCTGAACCCTACATAGAACAAGCCAAAATCCACTATCTGAGAGGCAACCTTACACGAGCACGTGAACTACTCGCCACAGCAAGCAAAAAAACTTCTCAAAAACATAAACTTGCTATAATCCAAGCGAAACAAACCGCCCTGTTACGCCTGAATGTTAAGGAATAA